A window from Lachnoanaerobaculum umeaense encodes these proteins:
- a CDS encoding GNAT family N-acetyltransferase has product MWIKKFTDINMMKKDIEIRTMTIEDYNEVMTLWKSIKGFKIRAIDDDFEHIKKFLDRNIGLSVVAIKDDHIVGSILSGHDGRQASFYHVCVDAKCRGLNIASRMVEEAIERLKEEGISKITLIAFKKNFAGNIFWKNQNWKLNTDINSYELTLNEGNISSVVA; this is encoded by the coding sequence TATAGAAATAAGGACAATGACTATTGAGGATTACAATGAGGTAATGACTCTATGGAAAAGCATAAAGGGTTTTAAAATAAGAGCTATTGATGATGACTTTGAGCATATAAAGAAATTCCTTGATAGGAATATAGGACTTAGTGTTGTTGCCATAAAGGACGATCATATAGTTGGAAGCATACTTTCAGGACATGATGGTAGACAGGCTTCGTTCTACCATGTATGTGTAGATGCAAAGTGCAGAGGATTAAATATAGCAAGTCGGATGGTGGAGGAAGCTATAGAAAGGCTCAAAGAAGAAGGAATCAGCAAGATAACATTGATTGCATTCAAGAAAAATTTTGCCGGAAATATTTTTTGGAAAAATCAGAATTGGAAGTTAAATACTGATATAAACAGCTATGAACTTACACTAAATGAGGGAAATATATCAAGTGTAGTAGCATAA
- the argJ gene encoding bifunctional ornithine acetyltransferase/N-acetylglutamate synthase, translated as MNIINGGICAPKGFLASATAANIKYKNRTDMAMIFSKVPAISAGTYTTNLVKAAPVLWDRNITDSEVEVNAIVINSGIANACTKDEGMEYCKQSANKAAMELLVDENSVLLASTGVIGMQLPIDRICNGIESLSKSLEQSERAANEAAKAIMTTDTVSKEVAIEFEISGKTVKMGGMCKGSGMIHPNMCTMLGFITTDINISKELLLKAIREDVVDTFNMVSVDGDTSTNDSLIILANGLAENVKIVDENSDEYKVFKINLNFVTTTLSKMIAGDGEGATALFEVVVDGAKTKETARTLAKSVVTSSLTKAAIFGHDANWGRILCALGYSGEKFDPDNMELYFESENGKILIYKDGVSVGFDEDVATKILSAKEVRALVKLHMGEFSATAWGCDLTFDYVKINADYRS; from the coding sequence ATGAATATAATAAATGGCGGAATATGTGCCCCAAAGGGATTTTTGGCAAGTGCAACAGCAGCGAATATAAAATATAAAAACAGAACAGATATGGCTATGATTTTTTCAAAAGTTCCTGCCATATCTGCCGGAACATATACTACAAATCTTGTGAAAGCTGCACCGGTACTTTGGGATAGGAATATTACAGATAGTGAAGTGGAAGTAAATGCAATAGTCATAAATTCAGGCATTGCTAATGCATGCACAAAGGATGAGGGCATGGAGTATTGTAAGCAGAGTGCAAATAAGGCTGCTATGGAGCTTTTAGTAGATGAAAATTCAGTGCTTTTGGCTTCTACCGGAGTGATAGGTATGCAGCTGCCTATAGATAGAATCTGTAATGGTATAGAGTCACTTTCAAAGTCTTTGGAACAGAGCGAAAGGGCGGCAAATGAGGCTGCAAAGGCTATAATGACTACAGACACTGTTTCAAAGGAAGTCGCAATAGAGTTTGAAATTTCAGGAAAAACTGTAAAGATGGGTGGAATGTGTAAGGGTTCAGGAATGATACATCCGAATATGTGTACAATGCTTGGATTTATTACAACGGATATAAATATTTCAAAGGAGCTTTTATTAAAAGCAATTAGAGAGGATGTAGTAGATACCTTCAATATGGTGAGTGTTGACGGTGATACTTCTACAAATGATTCACTTATTATTCTTGCAAATGGATTGGCTGAAAATGTAAAAATAGTTGATGAAAATAGTGATGAGTACAAGGTATTTAAAATTAATTTGAACTTTGTCACAACCACTCTTTCAAAGATGATTGCAGGAGATGGGGAGGGTGCTACTGCACTTTTTGAAGTAGTGGTAGATGGTGCCAAGACCAAGGAAACTGCAAGAACTTTAGCAAAATCAGTAGTTACTTCATCACTTACAAAGGCTGCTATATTCGGACATGATGCGAACTGGGGTAGAATACTTTGTGCACTGGGATATAGTGGAGAAAAATTTGATCCTGATAATATGGAGCTTTATTTTGAAAGTGAAAACGGAAAGATCTTGATATATAAGGATGGAGTATCTGTAGGTTTTGATGAAGATGTAGCTACAAAAATCCTTTCAGCAAAAGAGGTGAGAGCTTTGGTAAAGCTACATATGGGTGAGTTTAGTGCAACCGCATGGGGATGTGATCTGACATTTGACTATGTAAAGATAAATGCAGATTACAGAAGCTAG
- the argB gene encoding acetylglutamate kinase: MDKLLEKAGTLIEALPYIQAFNKKIVVVKYGGSAMLDDELKKKVIQDIVLLKLVGLQPVIVHGGGKEISKWLEKVNIEPHFVNGLRFTDDATMEVVEMVLNKVNKELVQMMGELGMKAVGISGKDGSLLHCHKKEVEGEDIGLVGEVSEVNPDIIFDLLDREFVPVICPVGFDREYKSYNVNADDAACAIAKALKAEKLAFLTDVEGVYRDFDDKSSLIEKISTKEIQEMIENGQMGGGMLPKLSNCVDAIENGVNRVTIADGRVPHCLLLEMFTNKGIGTMIVGDE; this comes from the coding sequence ATGGATAAATTACTTGAAAAGGCAGGTACTCTTATTGAGGCTCTGCCATATATACAAGCCTTTAATAAAAAAATAGTAGTGGTAAAGTATGGAGGTTCAGCCATGCTTGATGATGAACTGAAGAAAAAGGTAATACAGGACATAGTGCTTTTAAAGCTTGTAGGTTTGCAGCCTGTTATAGTACATGGAGGTGGTAAGGAGATTTCCAAATGGCTGGAAAAAGTAAATATAGAGCCACATTTTGTAAACGGCCTAAGATTCACGGATGATGCTACCATGGAAGTTGTAGAAATGGTACTCAATAAAGTAAATAAAGAACTTGTACAAATGATGGGTGAGCTTGGAATGAAGGCGGTAGGTATCAGTGGAAAGGACGGCTCACTATTACATTGCCATAAAAAGGAAGTGGAGGGAGAGGATATAGGTCTGGTAGGTGAAGTAAGTGAAGTAAATCCGGATATTATTTTTGACCTTTTAGATAGAGAGTTTGTACCTGTTATATGTCCGGTAGGCTTTGATAGGGAATATAAAAGTTATAATGTAAATGCAGATGATGCAGCATGTGCTATTGCAAAGGCACTGAAAGCTGAAAAGTTGGCATTTCTTACGGATGTAGAGGGAGTATACAGGGATTTTGATGACAAAAGCAGCCTTATAGAAAAAATAAGTACAAAAGAAATACAGGAAATGATTGAAAATGGGCAGATGGGTGGAGGTATGCTGCCGAAGCTTTCAAATTGTGTGGATGCTATAGAAAACGGGGTAAACAGAGTGACAATAGCTGACGGTAGAGTGCCACATTGTCTTTTGCTTGAAATGTTCACAAACAAGGGTATCGGTACTATGATAGTGGGAGATGAATAA
- a CDS encoding aspartate aminotransferase family protein, which produces MMKDQVDFAEHLLLKTYNRYQVVFDHGDGIKLYDTEGNEYLDFFAGIAVQGLGYNYKGLNKALKEQADKLWHISNYFYNEPVIVAGQKLLEISDMEKVFFTNSGTEAIEGAVKIAKKYGTKTGGRYEIIAMEGSFHGRSLGALSVTGNEHYREDFYPLIPGIKFAKYNDLESVKNLVTDKTCAIILETIQGEGGIHPATKEFLEGIKKLTDEKDLILILDEIQCGMGRSGNFFAWQEYGIKPDVMTVAKALGNGVPIGAFLTAGKASDVLKPGDHGSTYGGNPLVCAVASKVLDIFKEDSIIENVRVVGKYLREKLDELARSYQSINEVRGKGLLLGVEFDKPVADIIKSALTDERLVLINAGSNVLRFIPPLIISKSDVDDALCRLKRVLEKI; this is translated from the coding sequence ATGATGAAGGATCAGGTAGACTTTGCAGAACATTTATTATTAAAGACATATAACAGATATCAGGTGGTATTTGACCATGGAGATGGAATAAAGCTTTATGACACTGAAGGTAATGAATATCTGGATTTTTTTGCCGGTATTGCTGTACAAGGACTTGGCTATAATTATAAGGGATTGAATAAGGCATTAAAAGAACAGGCAGATAAGCTATGGCATATATCAAACTATTTTTATAACGAACCTGTGATAGTTGCAGGACAAAAATTACTTGAAATAAGTGATATGGAAAAAGTCTTTTTTACAAATTCAGGTACGGAGGCTATTGAGGGGGCTGTAAAGATTGCGAAAAAATACGGAACTAAAACCGGGGGAAGATATGAAATAATTGCTATGGAAGGCAGCTTTCATGGAAGAAGTCTTGGAGCACTTTCGGTTACAGGAAATGAACATTATAGAGAGGATTTTTATCCATTGATTCCCGGAATAAAATTTGCAAAATATAATGATTTAGAATCTGTAAAAAATCTTGTTACAGATAAAACCTGTGCTATAATACTTGAGACAATACAAGGAGAGGGTGGAATACATCCGGCTACAAAAGAGTTCTTAGAGGGCATAAAAAAGTTGACAGATGAAAAAGACTTGATACTTATACTAGATGAGATTCAATGTGGAATGGGCAGGAGCGGAAACTTTTTTGCTTGGCAGGAATATGGTATAAAGCCGGATGTTATGACAGTGGCAAAGGCACTGGGTAATGGTGTACCTATAGGTGCATTTTTGACAGCCGGTAAGGCAAGTGATGTATTAAAACCGGGAGATCATGGATCCACATATGGAGGCAATCCTTTGGTTTGTGCAGTAGCATCTAAGGTACTTGATATTTTCAAAGAAGATTCAATAATTGAGAATGTTAGGGTAGTGGGGAAGTATCTTAGAGAAAAGCTTGATGAACTGGCGAGGTCATATCAGTCAATCAATGAAGTCAGAGGTAAGGGTCTGCTTTTGGGAGTAGAGTTTGATAAACCGGTAGCTGATATTATAAAGAGTGCATTGACAGATGAGAGACTGGTACTGATAAATGCCGGCAGCAATGTACTTAGATTTATTCCACCACTCATTATTTCAAAATCAGATGTTGATGATGCTCTTTGCAGATTGAAGAGAGTGTTAGAAAAAATTTAA
- the glnA gene encoding type I glutamate--ammonia ligase produces MTKEEIFAIVEEEDVGFIRLQFTDIFGTLKNIAITVSQLEDALDNKILFDGSSVKGFAPIEDSDLYLHPDLSTFCIFPWRPQQGKVARFICDIYRSDGSIFTADPRAALLNAYKAAKEAGLNIFIEAECEFFLLNTDDTGEVSRTVKEKASYFDVGPLDMSENIRRDIVLNLEEMGIQIKSSHHEIAKAQHEIDFTNQSAVVCADTIQTFRMAVKTLAKRHGLSASFMPKPFDTENGSGMHFKVSVFDNDGNNVFLEDSKLSTEASAAIAGILAHASELSLINNPLVNSYKRLKPGFDAPVYVSWSSNSNRSALIRIPTERDNQIRLEFRSPDSAANPYLCIAMLIYSILDGIENKIECDDAINQNMYADKVDNIKKLPDTLSEAIDEFEKSDFVREKLGKHIFDEYLSAKKVEWNEFNNAVTDWEIKKYLERY; encoded by the coding sequence ATGACAAAGGAAGAGATTTTTGCCATAGTTGAAGAGGAAGATGTAGGATTTATAAGATTGCAGTTTACCGATATTTTCGGAACATTAAAAAATATAGCAATAACTGTAAGTCAGCTTGAGGATGCACTGGACAATAAAATTCTTTTTGACGGTTCAAGTGTAAAGGGGTTTGCACCAATAGAAGATTCGGATCTGTATTTACATCCGGATCTTTCAACATTTTGTATTTTTCCATGGAGACCACAGCAGGGAAAGGTTGCAAGATTTATTTGTGACATATATAGATCTGATGGGAGTATATTCACAGCAGATCCCAGAGCGGCACTTTTGAATGCATATAAAGCAGCAAAAGAAGCAGGCTTGAATATATTTATTGAAGCTGAATGTGAGTTCTTTTTGTTAAATACAGATGATACGGGAGAGGTAAGTCGTACTGTAAAGGAAAAGGCGAGTTATTTTGATGTAGGTCCTCTTGACATGTCTGAGAATATACGAAGAGATATTGTGTTAAATTTGGAGGAGATGGGAATACAAATAAAGTCTTCACACCATGAAATTGCAAAGGCTCAGCATGAAATAGACTTCACAAATCAAAGTGCAGTAGTATGTGCAGATACTATACAGACATTTAGAATGGCTGTAAAGACATTGGCAAAAAGACATGGACTAAGTGCTTCATTTATGCCAAAACCTTTTGATACGGAAAATGGAAGTGGTATGCATTTTAAGGTCTCAGTTTTTGATAATGATGGTAATAATGTGTTTTTAGAAGATTCAAAACTTAGTACAGAGGCAAGCGCAGCTATTGCAGGAATATTGGCACATGCAAGTGAATTGTCTTTGATAAATAATCCTTTGGTGAACTCATATAAGAGATTAAAGCCTGGATTTGATGCACCGGTATATGTATCTTGGAGTTCAAACTCCAATAGAAGTGCACTTATTAGAATACCTACAGAAAGAGATAATCAAATCAGACTGGAATTTAGAAGTCCTGATTCTGCTGCAAATCCTTATCTTTGTATTGCAATGCTTATATATTCTATTCTAGATGGTATAGAGAACAAAATCGAATGTGATGACGCAATCAATCAAAACATGTATGCAGATAAAGTGGATAATATTAAAAAACTTCCGGATACGCTAAGTGAGGCAATAGACGAATTTGAAAAATCGGATTTTGTAAGAGAGAAATTGGGTAAGCATATATTTGATGAGTATCTAAGTGCTAAGAAGGTGGAATGGAATGAATTTAATAATGCTGTTACAGATTGGGAAATAAAGAAGTATTTGGAGAGATACTAG
- a CDS encoding ANTAR domain-containing response regulator yields MSDIIIAFPNPGDSKVLRSILIKNGYSIVGVVTSGAQAINLSDDIDYGIVICAYQLNDMQYMELRDNVNETCELLLICSPNKFNGALDESINFLPMPFKVIELAKKVGEISDKLYYERKRKKKQEDRGSKNFLTIQRAKALLIEHRNMTEPQAHKYLQSSSMENGDTIINMAKKICLLYGGKE; encoded by the coding sequence ATGTCAGATATAATCATTGCATTTCCAAATCCCGGTGACAGCAAGGTTTTAAGATCTATTTTGATCAAAAACGGATATTCTATCGTGGGCGTGGTTACCTCAGGTGCTCAAGCTATAAACCTTTCAGATGATATTGATTATGGCATTGTAATATGTGCTTATCAGCTTAATGATATGCAGTACATGGAGCTGAGAGATAATGTCAATGAAACCTGTGAGCTTTTGCTCATTTGTTCACCAAATAAATTTAATGGAGCTTTGGATGAAAGTATAAATTTTTTGCCAATGCCTTTTAAGGTAATAGAGTTGGCAAAGAAGGTGGGCGAGATATCTGATAAACTTTATTATGAAAGAAAAAGAAAGAAAAAGCAGGAAGATAGAGGAAGTAAAAATTTTCTAACAATACAAAGAGCAAAGGCGCTTCTGATAGAACATAGGAATATGACAGAGCCACAAGCACATAAGTATTTGCAAAGCAGTAGTATGGAAAACGGAGACACTATTATAAATATGGCAAAGAAGATTTGCTTGTTATATGGCGGGAAGGAATAG
- the dapF gene encoding diaminopimelate epimerase, with the protein MKFVKMQGAGNDYVYVDCFKEEVKNPSEFAIKVSDRHFGVGSDGLILICPSDIADVKMDMYNADGSRGLMCGNGSRCVAKYAYDHGYVKSEKFTMETGAGIKYIEVDAKDGVAEYINVNMGKALITSEFPEKILINGEEKEFIGIDVGNPHAVYYVDSLEELKSMNLEKVGEYYEKHKRFPDKVNSEFIYIENRKNIHMRVWERGSGETLACGTGACASAFATMKKGHCDTNVRVHLLGGDLDISLVNDEVYMRGKAEYVFTGEIKF; encoded by the coding sequence ATTAAATTTGTAAAAATGCAGGGAGCAGGAAATGATTATGTATATGTGGACTGCTTCAAAGAGGAAGTAAAAAATCCAAGTGAATTTGCAATAAAGGTAAGCGATAGACATTTTGGAGTAGGCAGTGACGGATTGATACTTATATGTCCGTCAGATATAGCGGATGTAAAAATGGATATGTATAATGCGGACGGCAGTAGAGGACTTATGTGTGGCAATGGTTCAAGATGTGTGGCCAAATATGCATATGACCATGGCTATGTGAAGTCTGAAAAATTCACTATGGAAACCGGAGCAGGTATAAAATACATAGAAGTAGATGCAAAGGATGGTGTTGCAGAGTATATAAATGTAAACATGGGTAAGGCTTTGATTACATCAGAATTTCCGGAGAAGATATTGATAAATGGAGAAGAAAAAGAGTTTATAGGAATAGATGTGGGAAATCCACATGCAGTGTACTATGTAGACTCTTTGGAAGAACTAAAGAGTATGAACCTTGAAAAAGTGGGGGAATATTACGAAAAACATAAGAGATTTCCGGATAAGGTCAATTCTGAGTTTATATATATTGAAAATAGAAAAAATATACATATGAGAGTATGGGAGAGAGGTTCAGGTGAAACTCTTGCCTGTGGAACAGGAGCATGTGCCAGTGCATTTGCTACAATGAAAAAAGGACATTGTGATACAAATGTACGAGTACATCTGCTTGGTGGAGATTTGGATATAAGCCTGGTAAATGATGAGGTCTATATGAGGGGTAAGGCTGAGTATGTATTCACAGGTGAAATAAAGTTTTAA
- a CDS encoding PucR family transcriptional regulator, protein MISNQILQNTIDGLKGITRTELCICDIEGKVLATTFAEAETYDLQVNTFANSLADSQAIGGFQFFKIFDEHQLEYVLMVQGTTDDTYMVGRLASFQIENLLIAYKERFDKDNFIKNLLLDNLLLVDIYNRAKKLHIETSVRRVVYIIETKNERDVSSLEAVKSLFSSRNKDFVTAVDERDIILVKEMKEGSAYEDLDRVARSVIDELNSIGILNVTVAYGTIVNEIKEVSKSYKEAKMALDVGKIFYAAENIVAYSRLGIGRLIYQLPIPLCKMFIKEIFDGKNPEDLDEETLTTINKFFENSLNVSETSRQLFIHRNTLVYRLDKLQKSTGLDLRMFEDAITFKIALMVVKYMSYMDKLGY, encoded by the coding sequence ATGATCTCAAACCAAATTCTTCAAAATACCATAGACGGTTTAAAGGGTATTACAAGAACAGAACTTTGCATTTGTGATATTGAAGGCAAGGTTTTAGCAACTACTTTTGCAGAAGCGGAGACTTATGATTTACAGGTGAATACTTTTGCAAATTCATTGGCAGACTCACAAGCTATAGGTGGATTCCAATTCTTCAAGATTTTTGATGAGCATCAGCTGGAATATGTTCTTATGGTTCAGGGAACTACAGATGATACCTATATGGTAGGAAGATTAGCATCATTCCAGATAGAGAACCTCCTTATAGCATATAAAGAGAGATTTGATAAGGATAATTTTATAAAGAATCTCCTGCTGGATAATTTATTGCTTGTAGATATTTACAATAGGGCAAAGAAGTTACATATCGAGACCAGTGTAAGAAGAGTAGTTTACATTATTGAAACTAAGAATGAAAGAGATGTTTCAAGCCTTGAGGCTGTTAAGTCACTTTTTTCATCAAGAAATAAGGATTTTGTTACAGCGGTTGATGAGAGAGATATTATTCTTGTAAAAGAAATGAAGGAAGGCTCTGCATATGAGGATTTAGATAGAGTTGCAAGATCTGTTATAGATGAGTTGAACTCTATAGGTATTTTGAATGTGACAGTTGCCTATGGTACTATTGTAAATGAGATCAAGGAGGTATCAAAGTCTTATAAAGAGGCTAAGATGGCACTGGATGTAGGTAAGATATTCTATGCTGCTGAGAATATTGTGGCATATTCAAGACTTGGAATAGGAAGACTTATATATCAGTTGCCTATACCACTTTGCAAAATGTTTATTAAGGAAATCTTTGATGGAAAGAACCCGGAGGACTTAGATGAGGAGACTCTTACAACTATCAACAAGTTCTTTGAGAACAGCCTAAATGTATCAGAGACTTCCAGACAGCTATTTATTCACAGAAATACCTTGGTATATCGTTTGGATAAGCTTCAAAAGAGTACAGGACTTGATCTTAGAATGTTTGAAGATGCAATTACCTTCAAGATTGCTTTAATGGTTGTCAAATATATGTCCTATATGGATAAGCTGGGATACTAG
- a CDS encoding S41 family peptidase — protein MFEHRENDDFENYIRERQQGRANIDGPRVREERNQKRKGRLSGVIGFILGMMTAFILGYIGFSFALGNGILLSGFTSRRSDKLDYEKIEEKTSYLQSIIDEYFLFDEDMTKVEDGIYAGMMNGLGDPYTVYYTKEEYKALNEDTEGKYSGIGAVVSQNPNTKIITIVNVFDNSPAKESGLQVGDIIYKIDGEEVAGTDMDILVKTKIRGEEGTSFKMTVLRGDERKEVELELTRRSIEVQTVVGKMLDDNIGYIAVSQFDAVTSDQFENSIEELKSQGMTKLIVDLRGNPGGLLDQVVSMLDYILPEGVVLYTEDKYGNGDVYESDGINELKIPMVVLVNENSASASEVFTATFRDFNWGTIVGKTTFGKGIVQNVLPLGDGTAVKITTQHYYPPSGYDLHKVGIKPDVEVDLNEGAVIGSESDNQLSTAIEILKSEK, from the coding sequence ATGTTTGAACATCGTGAAAATGACGACTTTGAAAATTATATTAGGGAAAGACAACAAGGAAGAGCAAATATAGATGGCCCACGCGTAAGAGAAGAAAGAAACCAAAAAAGAAAAGGGCGACTGAGTGGAGTTATAGGTTTTATACTTGGTATGATGACCGCCTTTATTTTGGGATATATAGGATTCTCATTTGCACTTGGGAACGGAATATTGCTTTCGGGATTTACAAGTAGAAGATCTGATAAGCTTGATTATGAAAAAATAGAAGAAAAAACCTCATATTTGCAGAGTATTATAGATGAGTATTTCCTATTTGATGAAGATATGACAAAGGTTGAGGATGGTATCTATGCAGGTATGATGAATGGCTTGGGAGATCCGTATACCGTATATTATACAAAGGAAGAGTATAAGGCATTAAACGAGGATACTGAGGGAAAATACTCAGGTATAGGTGCTGTTGTTTCACAAAATCCTAATACAAAGATTATTACCATTGTAAATGTATTTGATAACAGTCCGGCGAAGGAATCGGGTCTTCAGGTAGGTGATATCATCTACAAGATAGATGGAGAAGAGGTTGCTGGAACGGATATGGATATACTCGTAAAGACAAAGATAAGAGGAGAAGAGGGTACTAGCTTCAAAATGACAGTACTTAGAGGTGATGAGAGGAAAGAAGTTGAGCTGGAACTTACCAGAAGGTCTATAGAAGTACAGACAGTGGTCGGGAAAATGCTGGATGACAATATAGGTTATATAGCTGTGAGTCAGTTTGATGCAGTTACATCAGATCAGTTTGAGAATAGTATAGAGGAACTTAAGTCACAGGGAATGACAAAGTTGATAGTGGATCTTCGTGGAAATCCCGGTGGTCTTTTGGATCAGGTGGTGAGTATGCTTGATTACATCTTGCCTGAAGGAGTGGTTTTGTATACAGAGGATAAATACGGAAATGGAGATGTGTATGAGTCTGATGGTATTAATGAACTTAAGATTCCTATGGTTGTACTGGTAAATGAAAATTCAGCATCTGCATCAGAGGTTTTTACAGCAACATTTAGAGATTTTAATTGGGGAACTATAGTAGGAAAAACTACTTTTGGAAAGGGTATAGTACAAAATGTACTGCCATTAGGTGACGGTACAGCTGTGAAGATAACAACACAGCATTACTATCCACCATCAGGCTATGATCTTCATAAAGTGGGAATAAAGCCGGATGTAGAGGTTGATTTGAATGAGGGAGCAGTCATTGGAAGTGAATCTGACAATCAGCTCAGTACAGCTATTGAGATATTAAAGAGTGAGAAATAA